The genome window CCGCGAAGGCCTTCTGCGAATGGCTGAAGCCCTTCATCACCAGGTCCTCCACCGGATTGGCCACGACGGCATCGTCGATCACCGCATGCACGCGCTGGCTGATCAGGATCTGCCCGGCCATTGCCGCGTCTGACAGCCGCGAGGCGAGGATCACCGAGTTGCCGATCGCGGCGTAGTCGTATCTGCCTTCGAAGCCGATGCGGC of Chloroflexota bacterium contains these proteins:
- a CDS encoding adenylate/guanylate cyclase domain-containing protein — protein: MGLGIGIASGFATLGRIGFEGRYDYAAIGNSVILASRLSDAAMAGQILISQRVHAVIDDAVVANPVEDLVMKGFSHSQKAFAVESVREALPN